A stretch of Synechococcus sp. MIT S9220 DNA encodes these proteins:
- a CDS encoding methyltransferase domain-containing protein, with protein MSLFTVLTPAVIGLAAAAGAYALWTRRSRTYHSSESVASAYDAWTEDRLLETLWGEHVHLGHYGDPPKRRDFRRAKADFVHELVHWSGLDRLPPGSRVLDVGCGIGGSARILAKEYGFNVLGVSISPAQIKRATDLTPDNLSCRFEVMDALNLNLADAEFDGVWSVEAGPHMPDKQQFADELLRVLKPGGALAVADWNRRDPRDGALDARERWVMHQLLTQWAHPEFASIPGFQHNLECSSQRRGLIDTDDWTRATLPSWNESILEGFRRPVAVLRLGPPALLQGLRETPTMMLMRWAFTRGMMQFGVFRLAAD; from the coding sequence ATGTCTCTCTTCACTGTTCTGACTCCAGCCGTGATTGGGCTCGCAGCCGCTGCGGGCGCCTACGCACTCTGGACTCGACGAAGTCGGACCTACCACTCCAGTGAAAGCGTCGCTTCTGCCTATGACGCCTGGACTGAAGATCGTCTGCTCGAGACCCTCTGGGGTGAGCACGTGCATCTCGGACATTACGGTGATCCTCCGAAACGACGGGATTTCCGCCGCGCCAAAGCCGATTTCGTGCACGAGTTGGTGCATTGGAGTGGATTGGATCGTCTGCCTCCTGGCTCACGGGTGCTCGATGTGGGCTGCGGGATTGGCGGCAGCGCCAGGATTCTTGCCAAGGAGTACGGCTTTAACGTGCTTGGGGTCAGCATTAGTCCCGCACAGATCAAACGGGCCACCGATCTAACGCCGGACAACCTGTCCTGCCGCTTTGAGGTCATGGACGCTCTGAACCTGAATCTTGCGGACGCTGAATTCGACGGAGTTTGGAGTGTGGAAGCAGGCCCACACATGCCGGATAAGCAACAGTTCGCAGACGAACTTCTGAGGGTTCTGAAACCAGGTGGAGCTCTGGCTGTCGCCGATTGGAACCGTCGCGATCCTCGCGACGGTGCTCTGGATGCCCGCGAGCGCTGGGTGATGCACCAGCTGCTGACTCAGTGGGCTCATCCCGAATTTGCCAGCATCCCTGGGTTCCAGCACAACCTTGAGTGCAGCAGTCAGCGCAGGGGGCTGATCGACACTGACGACTGGACCAGGGCGACTCTTCCGTCTTGGAACGAATCGATCCTGGAGGGATTTCGCCGCCCGGTGGCGGTGCTCAGACTCGGTCCACCCGCCCTGCTCCAGGGACTTCGTGAAACGCCCACGATGATGTTGATGCGCTGGGCCTTCACTCGGGGGATGATGCAGTT